Part of the Terriglobales bacterium genome, ACATGGTGATGAACTGCGACATCGTGGTGGGCGACGAGAACTGTTCCTTCGCCATCACCCCTTCCAACCTGGGCCTGCCCTACAACACCACCGGGCTGCTGCAGTTCATGCGGCGGGTGCCGCTGAACTTCGTGAAGGAGATGTTCTTCACCGCCGCCCCGGTCTCGGCGGAGGGCGCGCTGCAGTGGTGCATCCTCAACCACCTGATTCCGGCGGTGGAGTTGCGCGACTTCACCTACGACCTGGCCAAGACCATCGCCGGCAAGGCGCCGCTGGCGGTCTCCGCCGCCAAGGAGCAGTTGCGCGCCCTGGCCGAGGCCGGCCCCATCACCCCCGAAGTCTTCGAGCGCATCCAGAACCTGCGCCGCGAAGTGTACTCGAGCGCGGATTACAGCGAGGGC contains:
- the scpB gene encoding methylmalonyl-CoA decarboxylase, which gives rise to MLVLHELTECIGSLILNRPEKRNALSAALVDEMLGALADFQKAGARVVVLSATLAGGVWSAGHDIGELPRGDEPLAYSDPLERLLRAIRRFPAPVIAMVNGSVWGGATDMVMNCDIVVGDENCSFAITPSNLGLPYNTTGLLQFMRRVPLNFVKEMFFTAAPVSAEGALQWCILNHLIPAVELRDFTYDLAKTIAGKAPLAVSAAKEQLRALAEAGPITPEVFERIQNLRREVYSSADYSEGIKAFYEKRKPSFAGK